In Maridesulfovibrio sp., a single genomic region encodes these proteins:
- a CDS encoding NAD(P)-dependent oxidoreductase, translating into MSRKIGWIGTGVMGGSMCMHLIKAGNEAYVYNRTKSKADQLIAAGAHWCDSPADVAANADIIFSIVGYPVDVEETILGENGVLNNVCPGKIIVDMTTSEPALAERIAEAAAAKGVGALDAPVSGGDLGARNATLAIMVGGRQETFDEVKDLFDVMGSNVRLMGAAGAGQHTKMCNQILIAGTMIGVVESLFYAYKAGMDLNEVIDVIGSGAAGSWSINNLGRRIADGDFNPGFFIKHFVKDMGIALSEARRMNLALPGLALVNQFYVAAMAMGHEELGTQALYKVFEKMNG; encoded by the coding sequence ATGAGCAGAAAAATAGGTTGGATCGGCACCGGAGTTATGGGCGGATCAATGTGCATGCACCTGATCAAGGCCGGAAACGAAGCGTATGTCTACAACAGAACCAAGTCAAAAGCCGACCAGCTTATAGCTGCCGGAGCGCACTGGTGCGACTCCCCTGCTGATGTGGCCGCCAACGCGGATATTATTTTCAGCATTGTCGGCTATCCCGTGGATGTTGAAGAAACCATTCTCGGCGAAAACGGGGTGCTCAATAATGTCTGCCCCGGAAAAATAATAGTGGATATGACCACCTCTGAACCGGCCCTTGCCGAACGTATTGCCGAAGCGGCAGCCGCCAAGGGTGTCGGCGCTCTGGACGCCCCTGTTTCAGGGGGTGATCTCGGAGCCCGCAATGCCACTCTGGCAATCATGGTCGGCGGCAGGCAGGAAACTTTTGACGAGGTAAAGGATCTCTTTGACGTGATGGGATCAAATGTCCGGCTTATGGGGGCGGCCGGTGCCGGACAGCACACCAAGATGTGCAACCAGATTCTGATTGCCGGAACCATGATCGGCGTGGTCGAATCCCTTTTTTACGCCTACAAGGCGGGCATGGACCTTAACGAGGTCATTGATGTGATCGGCTCCGGCGCAGCCGGTTCGTGGTCCATCAACAATCTCGGTAGACGTATTGCCGATGGAGATTTCAATCCCGGATTTTTTATCAAGCATTTTGTCAAAGATATGGGTATCGCCCTCAGCGAGGCAAGACGCATGAATCTCGCACTGCCCGGTCTTGCACTGGTAAACCAGTTCTATGTAGCCGCCATGGCTATGGGCCACGAGGAACTCGGTACTCAGGCTTTGTACAAGGTTTTTGAAAAAATGAATGGATAA
- the mtnN gene encoding 5'-methylthioadenosine/S-adenosylhomocysteine nucleosidase, which translates to MKIGIIAAMEEEIAMLLDRLEDSSRICLGHIVYHSGRICGIDVALLLCGIGKVNAAVGTALLLDRFKPDYLINTGVAGGFPDDVNVGDIVLSSEVRHYDADATAFDYEIGQIPRMPAAYMADSMLLGLAGRAWMNDPGVTVHQGPVLSGDTFVHTRQQVERIAESFPGVMAVEMEGAAVAQTGFLFNVPFILIRSISDKVREVGSVSVYENCMEKAAVNSVRMVLTIIEGLRDRISTECGNEPVSAVIS; encoded by the coding sequence TTGAAAATCGGAATTATTGCCGCCATGGAAGAAGAGATTGCCATGCTTCTGGACAGACTGGAGGATTCCTCCCGGATATGTCTGGGCCATATTGTTTACCATTCCGGGCGAATCTGCGGAATTGATGTGGCCCTGTTGCTGTGCGGAATCGGAAAAGTAAACGCTGCTGTAGGAACTGCCCTGCTGCTTGATCGTTTCAAACCGGACTACCTGATCAATACCGGGGTCGCCGGTGGTTTTCCTGATGATGTCAACGTCGGAGATATCGTGCTTTCATCCGAGGTGCGCCATTATGATGCCGATGCCACCGCGTTTGACTACGAAATCGGCCAGATTCCGCGCATGCCTGCGGCCTATATGGCGGACAGCATGCTTCTGGGGCTGGCCGGCAGGGCATGGATGAACGATCCCGGTGTGACTGTTCATCAGGGACCGGTGCTTTCCGGGGATACCTTTGTGCACACACGGCAGCAGGTCGAGAGAATTGCCGAAAGTTTTCCCGGCGTGATGGCTGTGGAGATGGAAGGAGCGGCAGTTGCCCAGACCGGCTTCCTGTTCAATGTGCCTTTCATCCTCATCAGGTCCATATCAGACAAGGTTCGGGAGGTCGGGAGTGTCTCCGTCTACGAAAACTGCATGGAGAAGGCCGCGGTCAACTCGGTCCGCATGGTCCTGACTATTATCGAAGGTCTGCGAGATAGAATTTCAACCGAATGCGGAAATGAGCCTGTATCAGCGGTAATCAGCTGA
- a CDS encoding LysR family transcriptional regulator → MLPDLNRLKVFFHIYNELSSTGAAKKLHITQSGVSQHLKKLEEELDTRLFTRVNRRLVPTSAGHRLYAVVSGFMDELERGVRHLSDDGEPSGLLRIGCPPELGRAYLPRIFASFRRKYPQVSMQLELADPTVLFSMVSSGELDFAYIDILPFIMDTPGGISSYSITPVIREEFVLACSRGYYESKVAGAKYEQLCTLDFIGYKTDISLFRSWFKLNYGQEPNSLNLVFTADSSGALIRAVEEGMGLGIIVSHQINRQIAEGKIMVIQPGSEKLHNTISCVQFKDKRRTATEDMFQKHFRHELDKNFAKLKLC, encoded by the coding sequence ATGCTGCCCGATCTGAACAGACTCAAGGTCTTTTTTCACATCTACAATGAACTGAGCAGTACCGGAGCGGCCAAAAAGCTGCACATAACTCAATCCGGAGTAAGCCAGCACCTTAAAAAGCTGGAGGAAGAACTCGATACCAGGCTTTTCACCAGAGTTAACCGCCGTCTGGTGCCGACTTCAGCCGGGCACAGGCTGTACGCTGTCGTAAGCGGTTTCATGGATGAGCTGGAACGGGGAGTGCGCCATCTGTCTGATGACGGAGAGCCTTCCGGACTGCTGCGCATCGGCTGTCCGCCGGAATTAGGCAGAGCCTATCTGCCGCGAATATTCGCATCGTTTCGCAGGAAATACCCGCAGGTTTCCATGCAGCTGGAACTGGCAGACCCGACCGTGCTGTTCTCCATGGTTTCATCAGGGGAGCTTGATTTCGCATACATCGACATCCTGCCATTCATCATGGACACTCCGGGCGGGATTTCATCATACTCCATCACTCCGGTCATAAGAGAAGAATTTGTGCTGGCCTGTTCACGGGGCTACTACGAATCAAAGGTGGCCGGCGCAAAATACGAGCAGCTCTGCACACTGGATTTCATCGGCTATAAAACCGATATCTCCCTGTTCAGAAGCTGGTTCAAACTGAATTACGGGCAGGAGCCGAACTCGCTTAACCTCGTCTTCACGGCAGACAGTTCGGGGGCGCTAATAAGGGCTGTTGAGGAAGGTATGGGACTCGGAATCATCGTCAGCCACCAGATCAACAGACAGATAGCGGAAGGGAAAATCATGGTGATACAGCCCGGATCGGAAAAACTGCACAACACCATTTCCTGCGTGCAGTTCAAGGACAAGCGCCGCACTGCAACCGAAGATATGTTTCAGAAGCATTTTCGGCACGAGCTGGACAAAAATTTTGCGAAACTCAAATTATGCTGA